Proteins encoded together in one Chitinophaga sp. LS1 window:
- a CDS encoding beta-L-arabinofuranosidase domain-containing protein yields the protein MKINFLAGCTLAVLSILPARAHISPHADSYHPPVYTTLPLGSIKPAGWLRHQLLIMRDGSTGHLDEYYAKLKNDNGWLGGKGDGWEETPYWLDGALPLAYLLDDKALKEKVLRYVNWTLDHQRPSGYFGPLTGAEREKHTSVEVANATDGDDWWPKMVMLKVLQQYYSATGDQRVITFMTKYFQYQQKALDIAPIGKWTDWAASRGADNVMMAQWLYSITKDPSLLQLADKIEQQSFPWTRWMGGHEWVISTTTYAHMGNWMNRHGVNVAMALKSPAINYQRTGDPQDLQALHTGWHDLMTVHGLPMGIFSGDEDLNGNEPTQGIELCAIVEAMYSLENIISITGDVHYMDALEKMAFNALPTQTTDDYNNKQYFQVANQVQISKGVFDFSLPFSREMCNVLGPRSGYTCCLANMHQGWTKFTAQLWYSTPDNGIAALSYAPNDLTTKVGAAQTEVTIHEATTYPFNDEISFTLSLKKTASFPLQLRIPAWCKDATILLNGQPLRKDTGNQVITINRSWKNNDKLVLQLPMDITTTVWGRHSRAIERGPLVYALKLNESWEKATDEVEGEYFSVYPTDKWNYALIRDNVDKPAAHFKAAVVKQVDDQFVWNLAHAPVTITVPAKSIPSWKELNGVAFQPPTDREGIYKGKVDNTVQDITLVPYGCTKVRIVAFPVVP from the coding sequence ATGAAAATCAATTTCCTCGCGGGTTGTACCCTTGCCGTATTATCCATACTCCCGGCAAGGGCCCACATCTCTCCACATGCGGACTCCTACCATCCCCCCGTGTACACCACCCTACCTCTTGGTAGCATCAAGCCAGCCGGTTGGCTCCGCCACCAGCTCCTCATCATGCGGGACGGCTCCACAGGTCACCTGGACGAATACTATGCTAAATTAAAAAACGACAATGGCTGGCTCGGCGGCAAAGGCGACGGCTGGGAAGAAACGCCCTACTGGCTTGACGGCGCCCTTCCTCTCGCTTATCTCCTTGACGACAAAGCATTAAAAGAAAAAGTTCTCCGCTACGTCAACTGGACCCTCGACCACCAGCGCCCCAGCGGCTACTTCGGCCCTCTCACCGGTGCTGAAAGAGAAAAACACACCAGCGTAGAAGTTGCCAACGCCACCGACGGCGACGACTGGTGGCCCAAAATGGTCATGCTCAAAGTACTGCAGCAATACTATTCCGCCACCGGCGATCAGCGTGTCATCACCTTCATGACCAAATACTTCCAGTACCAGCAGAAAGCCCTCGACATTGCCCCCATCGGCAAATGGACTGACTGGGCAGCTTCCAGAGGTGCGGACAATGTAATGATGGCCCAATGGCTCTACAGCATCACCAAAGATCCCTCCCTCTTACAACTGGCAGACAAGATCGAACAGCAATCCTTTCCCTGGACCCGCTGGATGGGTGGCCATGAATGGGTGATCAGCACCACCACCTATGCCCACATGGGCAACTGGATGAACCGTCACGGTGTGAACGTAGCCATGGCCCTGAAATCGCCCGCTATCAACTACCAGCGTACCGGCGATCCGCAGGACTTACAGGCACTCCACACCGGCTGGCATGACCTCATGACCGTTCATGGTCTGCCCATGGGCATCTTCAGCGGCGATGAAGACCTGAATGGTAATGAACCTACTCAGGGTATTGAGCTCTGCGCCATCGTAGAAGCCATGTACTCATTGGAAAACATCATCTCCATCACCGGCGATGTTCACTACATGGATGCATTGGAAAAAATGGCCTTCAACGCCCTGCCTACGCAGACAACAGATGACTATAATAACAAACAATACTTTCAGGTAGCCAACCAGGTACAGATCAGCAAAGGCGTATTCGATTTCTCCCTGCCTTTTAGCAGAGAAATGTGTAACGTACTCGGTCCCAGAAGCGGTTATACCTGCTGCCTTGCAAATATGCATCAGGGCTGGACAAAGTTCACTGCTCAACTCTGGTACAGCACACCAGACAACGGCATTGCCGCCCTGTCTTATGCACCAAATGACCTGACCACCAAAGTTGGCGCAGCGCAAACGGAAGTGACGATACATGAAGCCACTACTTATCCTTTCAATGATGAGATCAGCTTCACGCTTTCATTGAAAAAAACAGCGAGCTTCCCATTACAGTTACGCATCCCTGCATGGTGTAAAGATGCTACCATTCTCCTGAATGGACAGCCACTCCGCAAGGACACCGGCAATCAGGTGATCACCATCAACCGGAGCTGGAAAAACAACGACAAACTGGTATTACAATTACCAATGGATATCACCACTACTGTATGGGGCCGACATTCCCGCGCCATAGAAAGAGGCCCGCTGGTATACGCCCTGAAACTGAATGAAAGCTGGGAGAAAGCGACGGACGAAGTAGAAGGCGAATACTTCAGTGTATATCCTACAGACAAATGGAACTATGCGCTGATCAGGGACAATGTGGATAAACCTGCTGCTCATTTTAAAGCAGCTGTGGTAAAACAGGTAGACGACCAGTTCGTATGGAATCTGGCACATGCTCCTGTCACCATCACCGTACCGGCCAAATCCATCCCTTCCTGGAAAGAACTGAATGGTGTGGCCTTTCAGCCACCTACCGACAGGGAAGGTATTTACAAAGGAAAAGTAGACAATACAGTACAGGATATTACGCTCGTGCCTTATGGTTGTACCAAAGTACGCATCGTAGCTTTCCCTGTAGTGCCATAA
- a CDS encoding glycoside hydrolase family 78 protein, with protein sequence MQRILFCLLCCLPGFLYAQVNWSGSWITNTTDTTITKAPFFRKVFHTGKPLQSAVAYVSGVGYHVLYVNGKPVTDAVLEQGYTRYDKRLLYNTYDITALLANGDNVVAAELGNGWYNVQSHAVWEFHKAPWRNTPRMLINILLIYKDGSKETIVTDRSWKCTTGPSQYNNLYTGEIYDARAELPGWNKLGYNDASWQTALETHSPGGVLVPQEMPSIKIIRRIKPVSVKQVDKDEYLFDMGQNFAGVVTLKVKGTAGTKVTLSYREVLKDGKIDLAHNTEHMRSWPGELPFQTDVYILKGNGGIETFTPQFTYHGFQYVSVKTDAKLDKNAIEGLFYSTDFEEAGHFTSSDPMINKLYEAARQSYRSNFLSIPTDCPQREKNGWTADAHISAEIGLWNYKSAPGYRKWLNDIRDAQTPDGSIPGIVPSNGWGYDRKDFTFGPAWGSALPIITWYLYLYEGDTAAIRENYDAIKKYTDLLTSEAQNHIFKMGLGDWMSLVETPVPFTSTACYYTDAVLVSKMARVLGKDEDVTAYTALAEKISAAFNKEYYNTQTMQYNVTTATALSTTVYHELVPKPALTKTVEQLAKKITDNHYHADFGVLGTKYVLPSLSDNGHVELAMKMLTDTGYAGWAHWIANGATSLFEDWPGELSHNHIFFGDYCAWFYKTLAGIRPDETAPGFKHFFIQPSFVSQLTFAKADYQCRYGKIVSSWKRNGKQVMLEVEVPANTTATLKLPGKKDQLLQPGKHKLTI encoded by the coding sequence TTGCAACGTATTTTATTTTGCCTGCTATGTTGCCTGCCCGGTTTCCTGTATGCACAGGTCAACTGGTCAGGTAGCTGGATCACGAATACCACAGATACCACTATCACAAAAGCACCTTTTTTCAGGAAAGTATTTCATACGGGTAAGCCATTGCAAAGTGCAGTCGCTTACGTATCCGGTGTAGGGTATCATGTGTTGTATGTAAACGGAAAACCTGTCACCGATGCCGTGCTGGAACAGGGCTATACCCGCTATGACAAAAGATTGCTGTACAACACCTACGACATTACCGCCCTGTTGGCTAATGGAGACAACGTCGTAGCAGCAGAACTGGGAAATGGCTGGTACAATGTACAATCCCATGCAGTATGGGAATTTCACAAAGCACCGTGGCGCAATACACCCCGCATGCTCATCAACATCCTGCTCATCTACAAAGATGGTAGTAAAGAAACCATCGTTACGGATCGTAGCTGGAAGTGCACCACCGGACCTAGCCAGTACAACAACCTGTACACCGGCGAAATCTACGATGCCCGGGCAGAACTACCGGGCTGGAACAAGCTGGGGTACAATGATGCCAGCTGGCAGACCGCCCTTGAAACCCATTCTCCCGGTGGTGTACTGGTGCCACAGGAAATGCCTTCTATTAAGATCATCAGGCGTATCAAACCTGTAAGTGTAAAACAGGTAGATAAGGATGAATATCTCTTCGATATGGGCCAGAACTTTGCCGGCGTTGTGACCTTAAAAGTAAAAGGTACAGCAGGTACTAAAGTGACCCTTTCCTACAGAGAGGTATTGAAAGATGGTAAAATAGACCTTGCTCATAACACAGAACACATGCGTAGCTGGCCGGGTGAACTGCCTTTCCAGACAGATGTGTATATCTTAAAAGGGAACGGTGGTATCGAAACTTTCACACCGCAATTCACCTATCATGGCTTTCAGTATGTATCAGTGAAAACTGATGCAAAACTGGATAAGAATGCCATCGAAGGCCTATTCTACAGTACAGACTTTGAAGAAGCCGGTCATTTCACCAGCTCTGATCCTATGATCAATAAGCTGTACGAAGCAGCCCGTCAATCTTACAGAAGCAATTTCCTCAGTATTCCTACCGACTGTCCACAGCGTGAAAAGAACGGCTGGACGGCTGATGCGCATATCTCCGCAGAAATCGGTCTGTGGAATTACAAATCTGCACCGGGTTATCGCAAGTGGCTGAATGACATCCGGGATGCGCAGACACCGGATGGATCTATTCCAGGTATCGTTCCTTCCAATGGCTGGGGCTATGACCGCAAGGACTTTACCTTTGGTCCGGCATGGGGTAGTGCACTGCCCATCATCACCTGGTATTTATACCTCTATGAAGGCGACACCGCTGCGATAAGAGAGAACTACGATGCGATCAAAAAATACACTGACCTGCTCACCAGCGAAGCGCAGAACCATATCTTCAAAATGGGCCTGGGCGACTGGATGTCATTGGTAGAAACCCCCGTGCCATTTACATCTACAGCCTGTTATTACACCGACGCGGTGCTGGTGTCTAAAATGGCACGTGTATTAGGTAAAGACGAAGATGTGACTGCATATACTGCACTGGCAGAAAAGATCAGTGCTGCTTTCAACAAGGAGTATTATAATACGCAGACCATGCAGTACAATGTGACCACTGCCACGGCTCTCAGTACCACTGTATACCACGAGCTGGTGCCAAAGCCTGCGTTGACTAAAACAGTAGAGCAACTGGCAAAGAAGATCACAGACAACCATTATCATGCTGATTTCGGCGTATTAGGTACCAAATATGTGCTGCCTTCACTCAGTGATAACGGACATGTAGAACTGGCTATGAAAATGCTGACAGATACAGGTTATGCAGGTTGGGCACACTGGATTGCAAACGGTGCCACTTCCTTGTTCGAAGACTGGCCGGGGGAATTATCACACAATCATATCTTCTTTGGAGACTATTGTGCATGGTTCTACAAAACATTGGCGGGTATCCGTCCGGATGAAACAGCGCCCGGGTTTAAGCATTTCTTTATTCAACCCTCATTTGTGTCTCAGCTCACTTTTGCAAAGGCTGATTATCAATGCCGCTATGGTAAGATCGTCTCTTCCTGGAAGCGGAATGGGAAACAGGTGATGTTGGAAGTGGAAGTACCCGCAAATACAACCGCGACATTAAAATTACCAGGTAAGAAAGATCAACTTTTACAACCGGGGAAACATAAGCTAACTATATAA
- a CDS encoding ABC transporter permease, translating into MLPSSTNVFKALFKADLLIQWRNRRAVFMVLLIPVFILFCWKNAVAKIGPYFVLSTCLTLGLISIGLMGYSATISRDRDKGVFQRLRVAPFNPALIMASKLLVQLMMIFVLTILIFVSGYYFDGITISTQGYVVTFFTALIGGAVYLSLGQLITGLITNPESVNGATRMIYFVFIMVGMLGELGTLGDKLKTVSIWSPYGTVKAIISTGMQPGHWDTTSTQALAFCLIYAVVFAGIGIRKFRWAVK; encoded by the coding sequence ATGCTACCTTCTTCTACTAATGTTTTCAAAGCCTTATTCAAAGCAGACCTCCTTATTCAATGGCGTAACCGCAGAGCGGTTTTCATGGTCCTGCTGATCCCTGTATTTATCCTCTTCTGCTGGAAAAATGCAGTTGCCAAAATCGGCCCTTACTTCGTATTAAGTACCTGCCTCACTTTAGGTTTGATCTCCATTGGCCTCATGGGCTACTCAGCCACCATATCCCGCGACAGGGACAAAGGCGTGTTCCAGCGGCTACGGGTCGCCCCTTTTAACCCTGCCTTGATTATGGCCAGCAAGTTGCTCGTGCAGCTCATGATGATCTTTGTGTTAACGATCCTAATTTTCGTGAGTGGTTATTATTTTGATGGCATCACGATTTCTACACAGGGCTATGTGGTCACCTTCTTTACCGCTTTAATAGGTGGTGCTGTTTACCTGAGTCTCGGCCAACTGATCACGGGGCTTATCACCAATCCAGAGTCAGTGAATGGCGCTACCAGGATGATCTACTTTGTGTTTATCATGGTAGGTATGCTGGGTGAACTGGGTACACTGGGTGATAAATTAAAAACGGTGTCCATCTGGTCACCTTATGGAACAGTGAAGGCGATCATCAGTACAGGCATGCAGCCAGGACACTGGGATACCACTAGTACCCAGGCGCTGGCGTTCTGCCTGATCTATGCGGTCGTTTTTGCCGGAATCGGTATCAGGAAATTTCGCTGGGCGGTGAAATAA
- a CDS encoding ABC transporter ATP-binding protein produces the protein MENSILTVSGLNVRYGSLHAVQDVSFDVKAGEIFGLLGPNGAGKTSTLSAIEGLLRPQSGQVHIAGYDIRQQPLLAKANMGVQLQSTSFQPELTVAEIVSLYAGLYGVEPRLEKLGEIPPHKKMSELSGGQQQRVSLLITTIHNPKLVLLDEPTTGLDPQSRRNLWEKIEAIRENGNGVVLTTHSMEEAEAVCDRLAIIDHGRVLTIDTPEGLIEKYRDDPEVVSVSRKGKITLEDVFIALTGRAVRF, from the coding sequence ATGGAAAACAGTATCCTCACCGTATCCGGGCTTAATGTCAGGTATGGTTCCCTGCACGCCGTACAGGATGTTTCGTTCGATGTAAAGGCAGGTGAAATCTTTGGGTTGCTCGGTCCGAATGGGGCCGGGAAAACCAGTACACTTAGCGCGATTGAAGGTTTACTTCGTCCACAATCCGGGCAGGTCCATATAGCCGGTTACGATATACGACAGCAGCCGCTGCTTGCAAAAGCTAATATGGGGGTACAACTGCAAAGCACCAGTTTTCAACCGGAGCTGACAGTGGCGGAGATCGTTAGTTTGTATGCAGGATTATATGGGGTGGAACCACGGTTGGAAAAGCTGGGAGAAATACCTCCCCATAAGAAAATGTCTGAATTGTCAGGTGGACAGCAACAAAGGGTGAGTTTGCTTATTACTACTATTCACAATCCTAAACTGGTGTTGCTGGATGAACCAACGACAGGGCTGGACCCACAATCGAGGAGAAACCTGTGGGAGAAGATAGAGGCTATCAGGGAAAACGGGAATGGGGTGGTGTTGACTACACATAGTATGGAGGAGGCCGAGGCAGTGTGTGATAGATTGGCAATTATTGATCATGGAAGGGTGTTGACGATTGATACGCCAGAAGGGTTGATAGAGAAATATAGGGATGATCCGGAGGTGGTGAGTGTATCAAGGAAAGGGAAGATTACACTCGAGGATGTATTTATTGCCCTGACCGGACGGGCGGTTAGATTTTAG